One stretch of Oceanimonas pelagia DNA includes these proteins:
- the glyA gene encoding serine hydroxymethyltransferase, translating into MFSKHTRIQDIDPALWAAMEEEASRQEQHIELIASENYTSPAVMEAQGSVLTNKYAEGYPGKRYYGGCEAVDKVEQLAIDRAKELFGADYANVQPHSGSQANAAVYMALCAPGDTVLGMSLAHGGHLTHGARVSFSGKIYNAVQYGLNDTTGEVDYDQVERLALEHKPKMIVAGFSAYSQIMDWARFRAIADKVGAWLFVDMAHVAGLVAAGVYPNPVPFADVVTTTTHKTLRGPRGGLILAKANPELEKKLNAAVFPGGQGGPLMHAIAAKAVAFAEALKPEFRDYQQAVVENAQAMVEVFQSRGFDVVSNGTENHLFLLDLSARGITGKDADRVLGEANITVNKNAVPNDPQPPFVTSGLRIGTPAVTSRGFRAEHCRQLAGWICDILEHMDDPEVIISVKDQVASLCSYFPVYR; encoded by the coding sequence ATGTTCAGCAAGCACACCCGCATTCAGGATATCGACCCGGCCCTGTGGGCGGCCATGGAAGAGGAGGCCAGCCGTCAGGAGCAGCATATCGAGCTGATTGCCTCGGAAAACTACACCAGCCCGGCGGTGATGGAAGCCCAGGGCTCGGTGCTGACCAACAAGTATGCGGAAGGCTACCCGGGCAAGCGTTATTACGGCGGTTGCGAGGCGGTAGACAAGGTGGAGCAGCTGGCCATCGATCGTGCCAAAGAGCTGTTCGGTGCCGACTACGCCAACGTTCAGCCCCATTCCGGCTCCCAGGCCAACGCCGCCGTGTACATGGCCCTGTGCGCTCCCGGCGACACCGTGCTGGGCATGAGTCTGGCCCACGGTGGCCACCTGACCCACGGTGCCAGGGTGAGCTTCTCCGGCAAGATCTATAACGCCGTGCAGTATGGCCTGAACGACACCACCGGCGAGGTGGACTACGACCAGGTCGAGCGGCTGGCGCTGGAGCACAAGCCGAAAATGATCGTGGCCGGTTTCTCCGCCTACTCCCAGATCATGGACTGGGCCCGCTTTCGCGCCATCGCCGACAAGGTCGGGGCCTGGCTGTTTGTGGACATGGCCCACGTCGCCGGCCTGGTGGCCGCCGGTGTTTATCCCAACCCGGTGCCCTTTGCCGACGTGGTCACCACCACCACCCACAAGACCCTGCGTGGCCCCCGGGGCGGCCTGATCCTGGCGAAAGCCAATCCCGAGCTGGAAAAGAAACTCAACGCCGCCGTGTTCCCCGGTGGCCAGGGGGGCCCGCTGATGCATGCCATTGCCGCCAAGGCCGTGGCCTTTGCCGAGGCGCTGAAGCCCGAATTTCGCGATTACCAGCAGGCGGTGGTGGAAAACGCCCAGGCCATGGTGGAAGTGTTTCAGAGCCGCGGCTTTGACGTGGTGTCGAACGGTACCGAAAACCACCTGTTCCTGCTTGACCTCTCTGCCCGGGGCATTACCGGCAAGGACGCGGACCGGGTGCTGGGCGAAGCCAACATCACCGTCAACAAGAATGCCGTGCCCAACGACCCGCAGCCTCCCTTTGTGACCTCGGGTCTGCGCATCGGCACCCCGGCGGTCACCAGCCGCGGCTTCAGGGCAGAGCACTGCCGTCAGCTGGCGGGCTGGATCTGCGACATTCTTGAGCACATGGACGACCCCGAGGTGATTATCTCGGTGAAGGATCAGGTGGCCAGCCTGTGCAGCTATTTTCCGGTGTATCGCTAA
- a CDS encoding sarcosine oxidase subunit beta family protein, translating to MQKYSGFGLLKHALTHHENWQKVWRNPTPKHEGYDVIIVGGGGHGLATAYYLAKEHGITNVAVIEKGYLGGGNTARNTTIVRSNYLWDEAAWLYEHSMKLWEGLAQELNYNLMFSQRGVLNLGHTLQDMRDIERRVNANRLNGIDGEVLNAKQVQELVPILDCSKNARYPVLGASWQPRGGTARHDAVAWGFARAADAMGVHLIQQTEVTGIRRENGAVTGVDTTRGFIKAPKVACVTAGNSGVMANMVGMKLPLESHPLQAMVSEPVKPILDTVVMSNHVHGYVSQSDKGDLVIGAGIDGYLGYGQRGSFPVVEHTMAAIVEMFPIFSRVRLNRTWGGIVDTCPDACPIISKTHIKGLYFNCGWGTGGFKATPGSGNVFAHTIAKDEPHPLAKPFNVDRFVSGHLIDEHGAAGVAH from the coding sequence ATGCAGAAATATTCAGGATTCGGGCTGCTCAAGCATGCCCTGACCCACCACGAAAACTGGCAGAAAGTGTGGCGCAACCCCACCCCCAAGCACGAAGGCTACGATGTGATCATCGTCGGCGGCGGCGGCCACGGCCTGGCCACCGCCTACTACCTGGCCAAGGAGCACGGCATTACCAATGTGGCGGTGATCGAAAAGGGCTATCTGGGCGGCGGCAACACCGCCCGCAACACCACCATCGTGCGCTCCAACTACCTGTGGGACGAGGCGGCCTGGCTTTATGAACATTCCATGAAACTGTGGGAAGGCCTGGCCCAGGAGCTGAACTACAACCTGATGTTCAGCCAGCGCGGTGTGCTCAACCTGGGGCATACCCTGCAGGACATGCGTGACATCGAGCGCCGGGTGAACGCCAACCGCCTGAACGGCATTGACGGTGAAGTGCTCAATGCCAAACAGGTGCAGGAGCTGGTGCCCATTCTCGACTGCTCCAAAAACGCCCGTTATCCGGTGCTGGGCGCCTCCTGGCAGCCCCGCGGCGGCACCGCCCGCCACGATGCCGTGGCTTGGGGCTTTGCCCGCGCCGCCGACGCCATGGGCGTGCACCTGATCCAGCAGACCGAAGTCACCGGCATTCGCCGCGAAAACGGCGCCGTCACCGGCGTGGACACCACCCGCGGCTTTATCAAGGCGCCCAAGGTGGCCTGCGTCACCGCCGGCAACTCCGGGGTGATGGCCAACATGGTGGGCATGAAGCTGCCGCTGGAATCCCACCCGCTGCAGGCCATGGTGTCCGAGCCGGTCAAGCCCATCCTCGACACCGTGGTGATGTCCAACCACGTGCACGGCTATGTGTCCCAGTCCGACAAGGGCGACCTGGTGATCGGCGCCGGCATCGACGGCTATCTGGGCTACGGCCAGCGCGGCTCCTTCCCGGTGGTGGAGCACACCATGGCGGCCATTGTGGAAATGTTCCCGATCTTCAGCCGGGTGCGCCTGAACCGCACCTGGGGCGGCATTGTGGACACCTGTCCCGACGCCTGTCCGATTATTTCCAAGACCCACATCAAGGGCCTGTATTTCAACTGCGGCTGGGGCACCGGCGGCTTCAAGGCCACCCCGGGCTCGGGCAACGTGTTCGCCCACACCATCGCCAAGGATGAGCCCCATCCCCTGGCCAAGCCCTTTAACGTTGACCGTTTTGTCAGCGGCCACCTGATCGACGAGCACGGCGCGGCCGGCGTTGCCCACTAA
- a CDS encoding sarcosine oxidase subunit delta codes for MLHIYCPHCGEHREEEEFQYGGEAHIARPADPNALSDEQWAQYLFFRKNPRGLHQEMWYHAAGCRKFFNATRHTVTYEIKETYKVGEQPQQGGQS; via the coding sequence ATGTTGCACATTTATTGTCCGCACTGCGGCGAACACCGGGAAGAGGAAGAGTTTCAGTACGGCGGCGAGGCACACATTGCCCGCCCGGCGGATCCCAATGCGCTGAGCGATGAACAATGGGCCCAGTACCTGTTCTTTCGCAAGAACCCCCGTGGCCTGCATCAGGAGATGTGGTACCACGCCGCCGGTTGCCGCAAGTTCTTCAATGCCACCCGGCATACCGTGACCTATGAAATCAAGGAAACCTACAAGGTGGGCGAACAGCCGCAGCAAGGAGGCCAGTCATGA
- a CDS encoding sarcosine oxidase subunit alpha family protein, translating to MSQQNRIQGKGRVDTGKPLSFIFNGKRYQGYAGDTIASALLANGVDVVGRSFKYSRPRGIMAAGADEPNCILQVGSSEATMIPNVRGTQAELYDGLTAASTNGWPNVDKDIMGVVGKLGGSMMPPGFYYKTFMYPQSMWPKYEHLIRKAAGLGRVPNERDPDTYDKLNHHCDVLVVGGGAAGLTAALAAGRRGARVILVDEQNEFGGHLLHSTQAINGQAPAAWVEAAVKELENLPDVTLLPRSTAAGYYDQNFVSVMERRTDHLGERISGKTRQRLHRIRAGRVILATGAQERPLVFANNDLPGCFVASALSTYVNRYGVAPGERLVLMTCNDYGYQAALDWLDAGREVVAVVDSRANPGGDRYQQLKARGVKIYTGHGLIEATGKKRVNGAKVAPITSDGSRVTGDAVQLSCDTIATSGGWSPVVHLSAHTGSRPVWNADVIGFVPGDTVQQQLLAGGVQGTYALSAVLAEGLKAGREAAEATGYGELAARVTDADVNTTDPREDQAQALFLVPHSRAVSRAPKQFVDYQNDVTAAGIELAVREGFESIEHIKRYTAMGFGTDQGKLGNINGMAIAANAMGKSIPETGTTIFRPNYTPITMGAFAGRDAGHLFDPARFSAMHAWHVKNGAEFEDVGQWKRPWYFPKAGEDMHQAVNRECVATRTSVGILDASTLGKIDIQGKDAREFLQRIYTNAWAKLSPGFCRYGLMCKEDGMVFDDGVTSCITDEHFIMTTTTGGAAGVLRWLELWHQTEWPELEVYFTSVTDHWATMTVSGPNSRRVLEKVCEDVDLSREAFPFMTWKDATIAGVKGRIFRISFTGELSFEVNVQANYGLHVWEALMEAGAEFNITPYGTETMHVLRAEKGFIIVGQDTDGSVTPQDLNMDWCVGKNKPFPFIGQRSWARSDTARSDRKQLVGLKCKDAKTVIPEGAQIVLDPNHPVPVPMVGHVSSSYYSANLGHNIAMGVVKDGLNRMGETVYCPLADGRVLEAEITSPIFYDPKGERQHV from the coding sequence ATGAGCCAGCAGAACCGCATTCAGGGCAAGGGCCGGGTCGACACCGGCAAGCCGCTCAGCTTTATTTTCAACGGCAAGCGTTATCAGGGCTATGCCGGTGACACCATCGCCTCGGCCCTGCTGGCCAACGGCGTGGACGTGGTCGGCCGTTCATTCAAGTATTCCCGCCCCCGCGGCATCATGGCCGCCGGTGCCGACGAGCCCAACTGCATTCTGCAGGTGGGCAGCAGTGAAGCCACCATGATCCCCAACGTGCGCGGTACCCAGGCCGAGCTCTATGACGGCCTGACCGCCGCCAGCACCAACGGCTGGCCCAATGTCGACAAGGACATCATGGGCGTGGTGGGCAAGCTCGGCGGCAGCATGATGCCTCCCGGTTTCTACTACAAGACCTTTATGTATCCCCAGTCCATGTGGCCCAAATACGAGCACCTGATCCGCAAGGCCGCGGGCCTGGGCCGGGTGCCCAACGAGCGGGATCCGGACACCTATGACAAGCTCAACCATCACTGCGACGTGCTGGTGGTGGGCGGCGGTGCCGCCGGCCTGACCGCGGCCCTGGCCGCCGGCCGCCGGGGCGCCCGGGTGATCCTGGTGGACGAGCAGAACGAATTCGGTGGCCACCTGCTGCACAGCACTCAAGCCATCAACGGCCAGGCCCCGGCGGCCTGGGTGGAAGCGGCGGTGAAGGAGCTGGAGAACCTGCCCGACGTGACCCTGCTGCCGCGCAGCACCGCCGCCGGCTATTACGATCAGAACTTCGTCTCGGTCATGGAGCGGCGCACCGATCACCTGGGTGAGCGCATTTCCGGCAAGACCCGCCAGCGCCTGCACCGCATTCGCGCCGGCCGTGTGATCCTGGCCACCGGCGCCCAGGAACGGCCACTGGTGTTCGCCAACAACGATCTGCCCGGCTGCTTCGTGGCCAGTGCCCTGTCCACCTACGTTAACCGCTACGGCGTGGCTCCGGGTGAGCGCCTGGTGCTGATGACCTGCAACGATTACGGTTACCAGGCCGCCCTCGACTGGCTGGACGCCGGCCGCGAGGTGGTGGCGGTGGTGGACAGCCGCGCCAACCCCGGCGGCGACCGTTATCAGCAGCTCAAGGCCCGGGGCGTGAAGATTTACACCGGCCACGGCCTGATCGAAGCCACCGGCAAGAAGCGGGTGAACGGCGCCAAGGTGGCGCCCATCACCAGCGACGGCAGCCGGGTGACCGGCGACGCCGTTCAGCTCAGCTGTGACACCATCGCCACTTCCGGCGGCTGGAGTCCGGTGGTGCACCTGTCTGCCCACACCGGCTCCCGTCCGGTGTGGAACGCCGACGTCATCGGCTTTGTGCCCGGCGACACCGTGCAGCAGCAGCTGCTGGCCGGCGGCGTGCAGGGCACCTATGCGCTCTCGGCCGTGCTGGCGGAGGGACTGAAGGCCGGTCGAGAGGCGGCCGAGGCCACCGGCTACGGCGAGCTGGCCGCCCGCGTGACCGACGCCGACGTCAATACCACGGATCCGCGGGAAGATCAGGCCCAGGCGCTGTTTCTGGTGCCCCACAGCCGCGCCGTGAGCCGGGCGCCCAAGCAGTTTGTGGATTACCAGAACGACGTGACCGCCGCCGGCATCGAGCTGGCCGTGCGCGAGGGCTTTGAGTCCATCGAGCACATCAAGCGTTACACCGCCATGGGCTTTGGTACCGATCAGGGCAAGCTCGGCAACATCAACGGCATGGCCATTGCCGCCAATGCCATGGGCAAGAGCATTCCGGAAACCGGCACCACCATTTTCCGCCCCAACTACACCCCGATCACCATGGGCGCCTTTGCCGGCCGTGATGCGGGTCACCTGTTCGATCCGGCCCGGTTCAGCGCCATGCATGCCTGGCACGTGAAAAACGGCGCCGAGTTCGAGGATGTGGGCCAGTGGAAGCGCCCCTGGTACTTCCCCAAGGCGGGCGAAGACATGCACCAGGCGGTGAACCGCGAGTGTGTGGCCACCCGCACCAGCGTAGGCATTCTCGATGCTTCCACCCTGGGCAAGATCGATATTCAGGGCAAGGACGCGCGGGAATTCCTGCAGCGCATCTACACCAACGCCTGGGCCAAGCTCAGCCCCGGTTTCTGCCGCTACGGCCTGATGTGCAAGGAAGACGGCATGGTGTTTGACGATGGCGTGACCTCCTGCATCACCGACGAGCATTTCATCATGACCACCACCACCGGTGGCGCCGCCGGTGTGCTGCGCTGGCTGGAGCTGTGGCACCAGACCGAGTGGCCGGAGCTGGAGGTGTATTTCACCTCGGTCACCGATCACTGGGCCACCATGACGGTGTCCGGTCCCAACAGCCGCCGCGTGCTGGAGAAGGTCTGTGAAGATGTGGATCTGAGCCGTGAGGCCTTCCCCTTCATGACCTGGAAGGACGCCACCATTGCCGGCGTGAAAGGCCGCATCTTCCGCATTTCCTTCACCGGCGAGCTGAGCTTTGAGGTGAATGTGCAGGCCAACTACGGGCTGCATGTGTGGGAGGCGCTGATGGAGGCGGGGGCCGAGTTCAACATTACCCCCTACGGCACCGAAACCATGCACGTGCTGCGGGCCGAAAAGGGCTTCATCATCGTCGGTCAGGACACCGATGGCTCGGTGACGCCGCAGGATCTGAACATGGACTGGTGTGTGGGCAAGAACAAGCCGTTCCCCTTCATCGGTCAGCGTTCCTGGGCGCGCAGCGACACCGCGCGCAGCGACCGCAAGCAGCTGGTGGGGCTGAAGTGCAAGGATGCCAAAACCGTGATTCCGGAAGGTGCCCAGATCGTGCTGGATCCCAACCATCCGGTGCCGGTGCCCATGGTGGGCCATGTGTCATCCAGTTACTACAGTGCCAATCTGGGCCACAACATCGCCATGGGTGTGGTCAAGGATGGCCTGAACCGAATGGGCGAAACCGTGTACTGCCCGCTGGCCGATGGCCGGGTGCTGGAAGCCGAAATCACCAGCCCGATTTTCTATGATCCCAAAGGAGAGCGTCAGCATGTCTAA
- a CDS encoding sarcosine oxidase subunit gamma produces MSNNTAKVTQVQRQVRVESPLYHANLAALANQDQQGEVVLREKALMGHLVLRGNAGNELFAKTVEKVLGVALPTQACSSAENSKALVQWLSPDEWLIITEGGQEGPLQQALREQLSGHYAITDVSGGQTIIELSGPKAEMVIRKSCPYDVHPSNFPTGKCVGTVFAKSTALLRRTGADSFELVIRRSFADYLWLWLQDASREYGLVIGK; encoded by the coding sequence ATGTCTAACAACACCGCCAAAGTGACCCAGGTACAACGCCAGGTGCGGGTGGAGTCCCCGCTGTATCACGCCAACCTGGCCGCGCTGGCCAATCAGGATCAGCAGGGCGAGGTGGTGCTGCGCGAAAAGGCGCTTATGGGCCACCTGGTGCTGCGCGGCAACGCCGGCAATGAGCTGTTCGCCAAAACCGTGGAAAAGGTACTGGGGGTGGCGCTGCCCACCCAGGCCTGCAGCTCGGCCGAGAACAGCAAGGCGCTGGTGCAGTGGCTGTCACCGGACGAGTGGCTGATCATCACCGAGGGCGGGCAGGAAGGCCCGTTGCAGCAGGCGCTGCGCGAGCAGCTGTCCGGCCACTATGCCATCACCGACGTGAGCGGCGGCCAGACCATCATTGAACTGTCCGGACCCAAGGCGGAAATGGTGATCCGCAAGTCGTGCCCCTACGACGTGCATCCGTCCAATTTCCCCACCGGCAAGTGCGTGGGCACGGTATTCGCCAAGAGCACGGCGCTGCTGCGCCGCACCGGTGCCGACAGCTTTGAGCTGGTGATCCGCCGCAGCTTTGCCGACTACCTGTGGCTGTGGCTGCAGGACGCCAGCCGGGAATACGGCCTGGTGATCGGCAAGTAA
- the purU gene encoding formyltetrahydrofolate deformylase produces the protein MNQHETLILTASCESRLGTVDAVTGYLFQQGCYVADMQTFDDARAGRFFIRVEFRKPEQGEFDEAAFRDGFAPRADRFGMEWELTERSRRPNVVILVSKFDHCLNDLLYRYRTGQLAIEIPAIISNHPDLQRLADWHHIPYYHLPITADTKAEQEAQLWKIVQESDADLVVLARYMQVLSPDLCDKLSGRAINIHHSLLPGFKGAQPYHQAYAKGVKLVGATAHYINNELDEGPIITQGVQAVDHSHYPEDLVAKGRDIECVTLARAIQYHIEKRVFMYQGKTVVLGS, from the coding sequence ATGAACCAGCACGAAACCCTGATCCTCACCGCCAGCTGTGAAAGCCGGCTGGGCACCGTGGATGCGGTGACCGGTTATTTGTTTCAGCAGGGCTGCTATGTGGCCGACATGCAGACCTTTGACGATGCCCGTGCCGGCCGCTTCTTCATTCGGGTGGAGTTTCGCAAGCCCGAGCAGGGCGAGTTCGATGAAGCCGCGTTTCGCGACGGTTTTGCCCCCCGGGCCGACAGGTTCGGCATGGAGTGGGAGCTGACCGAGCGCAGCCGCCGTCCCAACGTGGTGATTCTGGTGTCGAAGTTCGATCACTGCCTGAATGACCTGCTGTATCGCTACCGCACCGGTCAGCTGGCCATCGAGATTCCGGCCATCATTTCCAACCACCCGGATCTGCAGCGACTGGCCGACTGGCACCATATTCCCTACTACCACCTGCCGATCACCGCCGACACCAAGGCGGAGCAGGAGGCGCAACTGTGGAAAATCGTGCAGGAGTCCGACGCCGATCTGGTGGTGCTGGCGCGCTACATGCAGGTGCTGAGCCCGGATCTGTGCGACAAGTTGTCGGGCCGCGCCATCAACATTCACCACTCGTTGCTGCCCGGTTTCAAGGGCGCCCAGCCCTACCACCAGGCCTACGCCAAGGGGGTGAAGCTGGTGGGGGCCACGGCCCATTACATCAATAACGAGCTGGATGAAGGGCCCATCATTACCCAGGGGGTGCAGGCGGTGGATCACAGCCATTACCCGGAAGATCTGGTGGCCAAGGGCCGCGACATCGAATGCGTGACCCTGGCCCGGGCCATTCAGTATCACATTGAAAAGCGAGTGTTCATGTACCAGGGCAAGACGGTGGTACTGGGCAGCTGA
- a CDS encoding cupin domain-containing protein: protein MSQKITVLRDTQPQVLLDATKWEKLSGDPHTVNLNAYTSEDGSKIMGTWICTPGKWAVNYTKWEYCDFREGYCILTPEGGEPIHLRAGDIFVVEPGFQGTWEVVETVRKYFVFA, encoded by the coding sequence ATGTCTCAGAAAATCACGGTACTGCGCGACACCCAGCCTCAGGTGCTGCTGGATGCCACCAAGTGGGAAAAGCTGTCCGGTGACCCGCATACCGTTAACCTCAACGCCTATACCTCGGAAGACGGCAGCAAGATCATGGGAACCTGGATCTGCACCCCGGGCAAGTGGGCGGTGAACTACACCAAGTGGGAATACTGCGATTTTCGCGAAGGTTACTGCATTCTCACTCCCGAAGGCGGCGAGCCCATTCACCTCAGGGCCGGCGATATCTTCGTGGTGGAACCGGGCTTTCAGGGCACCTGGGAAGTGGTGGAAACCGTACGCAAGTACTTTGTGTTTGCCTGA
- a CDS encoding MliC family protein, whose amino-acid sequence MPTGDGLGHGPDAGSGEWKSVVEFRLGIRGATGVPERETQAWCEYIDGLVKQGPSFSCQRIQPGSIEAVICQDAGLAARDRQLAGVYRRALAKTRHERPPVLKAEQRGWLKGRNECWKSEDRRTCVQQQYDMRTAELQARYRLVPERGPFRFACNGNPANEVVITHFETEPPTLIAEYGDRVSLMSAQPAASGSRYEGRNERFWEHQGEATLRWGHDAPEMRCERVK is encoded by the coding sequence GTGCCAACCGGCGATGGCCTGGGCCACGGTCCCGACGCGGGCTCCGGGGAATGGAAGTCGGTGGTGGAATTCCGCTTAGGCATTCGTGGTGCTACCGGTGTTCCCGAGCGCGAGACTCAAGCCTGGTGCGAATATATCGACGGGCTGGTCAAACAGGGGCCGTCGTTTTCCTGCCAGCGCATTCAGCCCGGCAGTATTGAGGCGGTGATCTGCCAGGATGCGGGGCTGGCGGCCCGGGACCGGCAACTGGCCGGAGTCTACCGGCGGGCGCTGGCCAAGACCCGCCATGAGCGGCCGCCCGTGCTCAAGGCCGAGCAACGGGGCTGGCTCAAGGGGCGCAACGAATGCTGGAAGAGCGAGGACCGGCGCACCTGCGTGCAACAGCAATACGACATGCGCACCGCCGAATTGCAGGCCCGCTACCGGCTGGTGCCCGAACGCGGCCCGTTCCGCTTTGCCTGCAACGGCAACCCGGCCAACGAGGTGGTGATCACCCACTTTGAAACCGAGCCCCCGACCCTGATTGCCGAATACGGCGACCGTGTGTCACTGATGTCTGCTCAACCGGCCGCCAGCGGCAGCCGCTATGAGGGTCGCAACGAACGCTTTTGGGAGCATCAGGGAGAAGCCACCCTTCGCTGGGGACATGACGCCCCGGAAATGCGCTGCGAGAGGGTGAAGTAA
- the tyrR gene encoding transcriptional regulator TyrR: MRLKVNCEDRLGLTRELLNILVEHRIDLRGIEIDTSGIIYLNFPALDFTELQHLMPAIRRLPGVHDVQTIACMPSEQEHNAIVALLRVLPDAVVAVDVKGRITLANDAACALFDQPQAQLLQQPLGPRLKGVFVSRWLEQDEPRPLSERVTIEGEPWLADFLPIWVTEESGERSLAGAVVVFKSAWRIGQHFKAMRHRESRHFDNFIAHSPAMTELLSEARRLAVLDAPLLIQGETGTGKEQLARACHRASLRGEGPLILLNCAAIPDDAAENELFGYAPGAFGNNARGKRGVLEQANGGTLLLDEIGEMSPLLQRKLLRVLQDGVFRRLGDEQEVKVDIRVICTSQQDLAALVQQGQFRQDLFFRLNVLNLRVPPLRERQKDILPLARQLCTRHAAELERPQPRLSARLADYLQHYPWPGNVRQLGNCLYRAISLLEGDELDVDDLSLPEQSGLPGLDALCEGTLEDAVKGFERLLLERLYPEYPSSRLLARRLGISHTAVANKLRDHGIGKHKK; encoded by the coding sequence ATGCGCCTGAAAGTAAACTGTGAAGACCGTCTGGGCCTGACCCGGGAGCTGCTCAACATTCTGGTGGAGCACCGCATCGATCTGCGCGGCATCGAGATCGACACCAGCGGCATTATCTACCTCAACTTTCCCGCCCTCGACTTTACCGAGCTGCAGCACCTGATGCCGGCCATTCGCCGCCTGCCCGGGGTGCACGACGTGCAGACCATTGCCTGCATGCCCTCGGAGCAGGAGCACAACGCCATTGTCGCCCTGCTCAGGGTGCTGCCCGACGCGGTGGTGGCGGTGGACGTCAAGGGCCGCATCACCTTGGCCAACGACGCCGCCTGCGCCCTGTTCGACCAGCCCCAGGCCCAGTTGCTGCAGCAGCCCCTCGGGCCCCGGCTGAAAGGGGTGTTTGTCAGCCGCTGGCTGGAGCAGGACGAACCCCGGCCGCTGAGCGAGCGGGTCACCATCGAGGGCGAACCCTGGCTGGCCGACTTTCTGCCCATCTGGGTCACCGAGGAGTCCGGCGAGCGAAGCCTGGCCGGCGCCGTGGTGGTGTTCAAGTCGGCCTGGCGCATCGGCCAGCACTTCAAGGCCATGCGCCACCGGGAGTCCCGGCACTTCGACAACTTCATCGCTCACAGCCCGGCCATGACCGAACTGCTGAGTGAAGCCCGCCGGCTGGCGGTGCTGGACGCTCCCCTGCTTATTCAGGGGGAAACCGGCACCGGCAAGGAGCAGCTGGCCCGGGCCTGCCACCGTGCCAGCCTGCGCGGCGAAGGGCCCCTTATTTTGCTGAACTGTGCCGCCATTCCCGACGACGCCGCCGAAAACGAGCTGTTCGGCTATGCCCCCGGCGCCTTTGGCAACAATGCCAGGGGCAAGCGCGGCGTGCTCGAGCAGGCCAACGGCGGCACCCTGTTGCTGGACGAGATCGGCGAGATGTCGCCGCTGCTGCAGCGCAAGCTGCTCAGGGTGCTGCAGGACGGCGTGTTCCGCCGGCTGGGAGACGAGCAGGAAGTGAAGGTGGACATACGGGTTATCTGCACCAGCCAGCAGGATCTGGCCGCCCTGGTGCAACAGGGCCAGTTTCGCCAGGACTTGTTCTTCCGGCTCAATGTGCTCAACCTGCGGGTGCCGCCCCTGCGGGAGCGGCAGAAGGACATTCTGCCCCTGGCCCGGCAACTGTGCACCCGCCATGCCGCCGAGCTGGAGCGGCCCCAGCCCCGGCTGTCGGCCCGGCTGGCAGACTACCTGCAGCACTACCCCTGGCCCGGCAACGTGCGCCAGCTCGGCAACTGCCTGTACCGGGCCATCAGCCTGCTGGAAGGAGACGAGCTGGATGTGGACGACCTGTCACTTCCGGAGCAGAGCGGTTTGCCGGGGCTGGACGCCCTGTGCGAAGGCACGCTGGAAGACGCGGTCAAGGGCTTTGAGCGCCTGCTGCTGGAACGGCTCTATCCGGAATACCCGTCCAGCCGGCTGCTGGCCAGGCGCCTGGGCATCTCCCACACCGCCGTGGCCAACAAGCTGCGCGACCACGGCATCGGCAAGCACAAGAAATAG
- a CDS encoding acyl-CoA thioesterase, translated as MSEAVFSKVKSSQVILKELMVPSYANFGGKVHGGIILSLMDKIAYTCAASHAKGYCVTASVDSVDFLNPVEVGELLTLYASVNYVGKSSMEVGIKVVSEDFKQGIVKHTNTSYFTMVALDEKTRKPTSVPGLVLEDEQEIRRFVMGKLRKKLRRSHQQAVADLRQSLSLDQELAELEGENCQLAL; from the coding sequence ATGAGCGAAGCGGTTTTCAGTAAGGTCAAGTCGTCCCAGGTGATCCTCAAGGAGCTGATGGTGCCGTCCTACGCCAATTTCGGCGGCAAGGTGCATGGCGGTATTATTCTGTCGCTGATGGACAAGATTGCCTACACCTGTGCCGCCAGCCATGCCAAGGGCTATTGCGTGACCGCCTCGGTCGACTCGGTGGACTTTCTCAACCCGGTGGAAGTGGGCGAGCTGCTTACCCTGTACGCCTCGGTCAACTACGTGGGCAAGAGCTCGATGGAAGTGGGCATCAAGGTGGTGTCGGAAGACTTCAAACAGGGCATCGTCAAGCACACCAACACCTCCTATTTCACCATGGTGGCGCTGGACGAAAAGACCCGCAAGCCCACCTCGGTGCCCGGCCTGGTGCTGGAAGACGAGCAGGAAATCCGCCGCTTTGTGATGGGCAAGCTGCGTAAAAAGCTGCGCCGCAGCCATCAGCAGGCGGTGGCCGACCTGCGCCAGTCCCTCAGCCTGGATCAGGAGCTGGCCGAGCTGGAAGGAGAAAACTGCCAGCTGGCGCTCTGA